A single genomic interval of Flavobacterium sp. N2820 harbors:
- a CDS encoding peptide MFS transporter: MTTLKTSGETFFGHPKGLFILFFTEMWERFSFYGMKALLIFYLTKYHLFSDDSGNLLIGSYAALVYAVPVIGGFIADKYLGFRKAIIFGGVMLVLGHLGMAYEGNAATQSMTGEIVRDNAALQVFYFSLSLIIVGVGFLKANISSLVGELYVAGDKRRDSGFTIFYMGINLGSFLATIVCAWLGENYGWSYGFGAAGIGMFFGLITFISGKRFLEGKGESKVPEFLSKNSFGVKNEWLIYIASALSALFFWQMVQSHDAVSWILKIAGGLSFLYIVYYAVTQLSGKERDQLIALTILIVFTIVFWALFEQAYTSLNLFADRILDRNVLGFELTAGQFLSFNALFIILLAPVFAWMWVKLGKYNPNTAVKFSLALILVGLGFGSLVLGINISETGKVAAFWLILTYLLHTCGELSLSPVGLSAVTKLSPVKIVGFMMGVWFLATASSEFIASVLANIASIDTSTGTAPDLNLAKQSYLKLFEYLFYTGIGFGILLLILSPIIKKLMHGVDKELNN, encoded by the coding sequence ATGACAACACTAAAAACTTCAGGGGAAACTTTTTTTGGACATCCAAAAGGTTTATTTATTCTGTTTTTCACTGAAATGTGGGAACGGTTTTCATTTTATGGAATGAAAGCTTTATTAATTTTTTATTTAACAAAATATCATTTATTTTCAGACGATTCTGGAAACTTGTTAATCGGAAGTTACGCAGCTTTAGTATATGCAGTTCCTGTTATTGGAGGCTTTATCGCTGATAAATATTTAGGGTTCAGAAAAGCTATCATATTTGGAGGTGTAATGTTGGTTTTAGGACATTTAGGAATGGCCTATGAAGGCAACGCGGCAACACAATCGATGACTGGTGAAATAGTCAGAGATAATGCTGCTTTACAGGTTTTTTATTTTTCATTATCACTTATAATTGTTGGTGTTGGATTTTTAAAAGCAAATATTTCGTCTTTAGTTGGTGAGTTATATGTTGCTGGAGACAAACGAAGAGATTCAGGCTTTACCATTTTTTACATGGGAATTAACTTAGGTTCTTTTTTGGCGACAATTGTTTGTGCATGGTTAGGTGAAAATTATGGTTGGAGTTATGGTTTTGGAGCGGCAGGAATTGGAATGTTCTTTGGATTAATAACATTTATTTCTGGTAAAAGATTTTTAGAAGGAAAAGGTGAATCAAAAGTCCCTGAATTTTTATCTAAAAATTCATTTGGTGTTAAAAATGAATGGTTAATTTATATTGCAAGTGCTTTGTCGGCGTTGTTTTTTTGGCAAATGGTACAAAGTCATGATGCTGTTTCATGGATTTTAAAAATTGCAGGTGGTTTATCATTTCTATATATAGTTTATTATGCAGTAACTCAATTAAGTGGAAAAGAAAGAGATCAATTAATAGCTTTGACTATTTTGATTGTGTTTACAATTGTTTTTTGGGCTTTGTTTGAACAAGCTTATACTTCTTTAAATTTATTTGCAGATAGAATTTTGGATAGAAACGTATTAGGTTTTGAATTAACAGCTGGTCAGTTTTTAAGTTTTAATGCATTATTTATTATTTTATTAGCTCCAGTTTTTGCTTGGATGTGGGTCAAATTAGGAAAATATAATCCTAATACTGCCGTAAAATTTTCTCTTGCTTTAATTTTAGTTGGATTAGGTTTTGGTTCTTTAGTTTTAGGAATTAATATTTCTGAAACAGGAAAAGTAGCCGCTTTTTGGTTGATTTTAACGTATTTACTACATACTTGTGGAGAATTGAGTCTATCACCAGTAGGATTGTCTGCTGTAACTAAACTTTCACCCGTAAAAATTGTTGGATTTATGATGGGTGTTTGGTTTTTAGCAACTGCAAGTTCAGAATTTATTGCTTCTGTTTTAGCTAATATTGCTTCTATTGACACTTCAACCGGAACTGCACCAGATTTAAACTTAGCAAAACAAAGTTATTTGAAATTATTTGAATACTTATTTTACACTGGAATAGGATTCGGAATATTATTATTAATTTTATCGCCTATCATTAAAAAATTAATGCATGGTGTCGACAAAGAACTAAACAACTAA
- a CDS encoding ComEC/Rec2 family competence protein has translation MPFSFLKIALMLLLNSCFFGYLYWKSKKVLFQNVYFGISTYLLVFNLGMLSHYVHSDVNSAQHYTKKAIEETNSIRAIVTTTLKPNLKYNKYFISVLSFNNAISSGKILLYVPKNNSLPLHSGDEVWLHTTVYAIPKAFNPYQFDYSNYLEKQHVYHQIYSRENEVKIIQTHKTLDFYIEKIRNQLSKSYEIHHFEPRTKAIIDALILGQRLELDKETITDYSNAGVIHILAISGLHISIIYFFILFLLKPLKRIRFGGEIQLLIILGILWLFALLTGLPASVTRAVTLFSFISIGKYFNQPKAIYNALAISAFLILLVKPNSIFDIGFQLSYGAVLSIVLFQPFYKKFYFTKHKIGVYFIDTVLVSFAAQIGVLPLSLYYFNQLPLLFLLANLLIIPLSTVVLIGGISILFFNFVIPDFAIFLGKILALIIEFMNKYIHWIAQFKSGIITNISFSGWLTFTLYLIIITFIYWLYHRTIKNVSYILVTILIFQWSYISIKWNENYSNELVIFNEKSTLIGIKNHNNVIAFSDAPELHATTLNHYARGTFSDSLRIFPMQNVISFQDKRILVIDSLGIYKTSVRPEIIVLIQNPRINLSRLLGELKPKLIIADKSNYKNNCKLWEATCRKEKIPFHAIAEKGFYTIK, from the coding sequence TGATGTTAATTCGGCTCAGCACTATACTAAAAAAGCAATTGAAGAAACAAATAGTATTCGTGCTATCGTTACTACCACTCTAAAACCAAATTTGAAATATAATAAATACTTCATAAGCGTTTTAAGTTTCAATAATGCCATTTCTTCTGGGAAAATTTTACTTTATGTCCCAAAAAACAATAGCCTACCGTTACATTCTGGTGATGAAGTTTGGCTTCACACTACTGTTTATGCTATTCCAAAAGCGTTTAATCCCTATCAATTTGATTATTCAAACTATTTAGAAAAGCAGCACGTTTATCATCAAATATACAGCCGTGAGAATGAAGTTAAAATTATTCAAACACATAAAACTTTGGACTTTTATATTGAAAAAATAAGAAATCAGTTAAGTAAAAGTTACGAAATACATCATTTTGAACCCAGAACCAAAGCCATCATTGACGCTTTAATTTTAGGTCAGCGATTAGAATTAGACAAAGAAACAATTACTGATTATTCTAATGCAGGAGTCATTCATATTTTAGCGATTTCTGGATTACATATTTCTATTATTTATTTCTTTATCCTGTTCCTATTGAAGCCGCTAAAAAGAATTCGATTTGGAGGCGAAATCCAATTACTAATTATATTAGGAATTTTATGGCTTTTTGCGTTGCTTACGGGTTTACCTGCTTCAGTTACAAGAGCAGTGACTTTATTTAGTTTTATTAGTATTGGAAAGTATTTTAACCAACCAAAAGCTATTTACAACGCATTAGCTATATCGGCTTTTCTAATTTTATTGGTAAAGCCAAATTCCATTTTCGATATTGGTTTTCAGTTGAGTTATGGTGCAGTTTTATCGATTGTTTTATTTCAACCTTTCTACAAAAAATTTTACTTTACAAAACACAAAATAGGGGTTTACTTTATAGATACCGTTTTGGTTTCTTTTGCAGCCCAAATTGGCGTTTTGCCTTTAAGTTTGTATTATTTTAATCAATTGCCTTTGCTTTTTTTATTGGCCAATTTGCTTATCATTCCGCTTTCAACAGTTGTTTTAATTGGTGGAATTAGCATACTATTTTTCAATTTTGTTATTCCGGATTTTGCCATTTTCTTAGGGAAAATATTAGCTTTAATAATAGAATTTATGAATAAATATATTCATTGGATTGCTCAATTTAAAAGCGGAATTATTACAAATATTTCATTTTCAGGATGGCTCACGTTTACATTATATTTGATTATAATTACATTTATATATTGGTTATATCACCGTACAATTAAAAATGTATCTTATATTTTAGTGACTATTTTGATTTTTCAATGGAGCTATATTAGTATAAAATGGAACGAAAATTACAGTAACGAATTAGTTATTTTCAACGAAAAATCAACTTTAATTGGAATCAAAAATCATAATAATGTGATTGCTTTTAGTGACGCCCCTGAACTGCATGCTACAACTTTAAATCATTATGCACGAGGTACATTTTCTGATTCGCTACGAATTTTTCCAATGCAAAATGTGATTTCTTTTCAAGATAAAAGAATTTTAGTTATTGATAGTTTGGGAATTTACAAAACTTCAGTTCGCCCAGAAATCATTGTATTAATTCAAAATCCAAGAATCAATCTTAGTCGATTACTAGGTGAACTCAAGCCTAAACTTATTATTGCGGATAAAAGCAATTACAAAAATAATTGTAAGCTTTGGGAAGCCACTTGCAGAAAAGAAAAAATCCCTTTTCATGCAATTGCCGAAAAGGGATTCTATACTATAAAATAA
- a CDS encoding peptide MFS transporter has product MNTENSTDQFFKSTVLGHPSGLFVLFFTEMWERFSFYGMRALLVMFFTSTALNGGWDWTREQAMALFGSYVGLVYLSTMMGGYFADKKIGYRWAVVIGALLMTLGHGSMALETPFFIYTGLILLVFGNGFFKPNMTSIVSEMYKDRPEKKDGAYTIFYMGVNSGAFFGIVLCGYLGEQVGWNWGFGLAGIFMLFGLIQFWLSQNIFGDIGLKPVKKEVALTDENNDKLNPFPVWQLALIGLMTILGLVWIIFEPAKIITNGALDVFNFDVMGLSGNNFTILIAILLFLFLLVYRLMNYSQITKEKMIAVSFFAFLTIFFWAIFEQSPGTLTIFANDYTNRILDGNAGMIFKIVNAAIVVVPLGIITWVLLLLFKQTFSKYAVANLVLASSFVIIWGIAIWMLKNQFSEDSLEVPASWFSSLNSLYIIALAPLFSKWWESKYNPSANMKYALGMVFLAIGMITVAIGADGIEPGAKTASVSMIYLILVYLFVTMAELCISPVGLSYVSKLVPARMIAMMFGIWYLAVAIGMKGAAKFGENIDKIADEKGLSYFFWMLAIVSLVVATLSFVMTPIIKKLMHGVR; this is encoded by the coding sequence ATGAATACAGAAAACTCAACTGATCAATTTTTTAAAAGTACCGTTTTAGGTCACCCAAGTGGTTTATTCGTTCTGTTTTTTACCGAAATGTGGGAACGATTCTCGTTTTACGGAATGCGAGCTCTTTTGGTAATGTTCTTCACTTCAACTGCACTAAATGGTGGATGGGATTGGACTCGTGAACAAGCAATGGCTCTTTTTGGCTCTTATGTGGGACTTGTTTACCTTTCAACTATGATGGGTGGTTATTTTGCCGATAAAAAAATTGGGTATAGATGGGCTGTTGTAATTGGAGCTTTATTAATGACTCTTGGACATGGTTCTATGGCATTAGAAACTCCTTTTTTCATATATACAGGATTAATATTGTTAGTTTTTGGAAATGGATTTTTTAAACCAAATATGACTTCAATTGTATCTGAAATGTATAAGGACAGACCAGAGAAGAAAGATGGAGCATATACTATCTTTTACATGGGAGTAAACTCTGGAGCGTTCTTCGGAATTGTTCTTTGTGGTTATTTAGGAGAGCAAGTAGGTTGGAATTGGGGATTCGGTTTAGCAGGTATTTTTATGCTTTTCGGATTAATTCAATTTTGGTTATCCCAAAATATTTTTGGTGACATTGGTTTAAAACCAGTTAAAAAAGAAGTTGCATTAACAGATGAAAACAACGATAAATTAAATCCATTCCCTGTTTGGCAATTGGCTTTAATCGGTTTAATGACTATTTTAGGATTAGTTTGGATTATTTTTGAACCTGCTAAAATCATTACAAATGGGGCATTAGATGTATTTAATTTTGATGTGATGGGATTATCGGGTAATAATTTTACTATTTTAATTGCAATTTTATTATTCCTTTTTCTTTTAGTATATAGATTAATGAATTATTCTCAAATCACTAAAGAAAAAATGATTGCGGTTTCATTTTTTGCTTTCTTAACTATTTTCTTCTGGGCAATTTTTGAACAATCACCAGGGACTTTAACCATTTTTGCAAACGATTATACTAACAGAATTTTAGATGGAAATGCTGGTATGATTTTTAAAATTGTTAATGCTGCAATAGTAGTCGTTCCATTAGGAATTATTACATGGGTTTTATTATTGCTTTTCAAACAAACCTTTTCAAAATATGCTGTCGCTAATTTAGTATTAGCTTCTAGTTTTGTTATTATTTGGGGAATAGCAATTTGGATGTTAAAAAATCAATTTTCAGAAGATTCTTTAGAAGTTCCTGCCTCTTGGTTTTCATCTTTAAATTCCCTATATATTATTGCATTAGCCCCTTTGTTTTCTAAATGGTGGGAAAGTAAATACAATCCTTCAGCAAATATGAAATATGCTTTAGGAATGGTATTTTTAGCTATTGGAATGATTACTGTTGCCATTGGAGCTGATGGAATCGAACCAGGTGCAAAAACAGCTTCTGTAAGTATGATTTATTTAATTTTAGTATATCTTTTTGTAACTATGGCAGAACTTTGTATTTCTCCTGTTGGATTATCTTATGTAAGTAAATTGGTGCCAGCTAGAATGATTGCAATGATGTTTGGTATTTGGTATTTAGCTGTTGCAATTGGTATGAAAGGTGCTGCTAAATTTGGAGAAAATATAGATAAAATAGCCGATGAAAAGGGATTGAGTTATTTTTTCTGGATGTTAGCAATTGTTTCATTGGTGGTTGCAACACTTTCATTTGTTATGACACCAATTATTAAAAAATTGATGCACGGTGTAAGATAA
- a CDS encoding thioredoxin family protein → MKKILVIAFLTLTSVSIQAQEELTWHTDMSKATDISIKENKPLFLFFTGSDWCGWCIRLQKEVFKTPEFIKWAKESVVLVELDFPRRTPQDEAVKLQNAQLQQQLQVRGYPTVWFVSAAKTTDSKVNLTALGSTGYVAGGPQVWLDGANQIIKKK, encoded by the coding sequence ATGAAGAAGATTTTAGTTATCGCGTTTTTAACCTTGACAAGTGTATCAATACAAGCGCAAGAAGAATTAACTTGGCATACAGATATGTCAAAAGCAACAGATATTTCGATTAAAGAAAATAAACCTTTGTTCTTGTTTTTTACTGGTTCAGACTGGTGCGGTTGGTGTATTCGTTTGCAAAAGGAAGTTTTTAAAACACCAGAATTTATTAAATGGGCAAAAGAAAGTGTTGTTTTAGTTGAGTTAGATTTTCCAAGAAGAACGCCACAAGATGAAGCGGTTAAATTGCAAAATGCACAATTACAGCAACAACTTCAAGTGAGAGGTTATCCTACAGTTTGGTTTGTAAGTGCAGCAAAAACTACCGATTCAAAAGTAAATTTAACTGCTTTAGGAAGTACGGGCTATGTTGCTGGTGGCCCTCAAGTTTGGCTAGACGGAGCCAATCAAATTATTAAGAAAAAATAA
- a CDS encoding S9 family peptidase, with protein sequence MKKISLLLLFVLATSLSVVGQQKITLEEIWGGAFRTKGMDALSAMKNTNQYTVLNFDRATKSFQIDLYDFATLEKVSTLFDTKNHSEVTSIDSYSFDQNEKKILIATNSNPIFRHSFTADYFVYDIASKKVSKFTSNQVQEPTFSADGTKIGYAFENNLYVYDLISGASIQITQDGKKNHIINGITDWVYEEEFAFVKAYDWNASGNKIAYIKFDETEVPEFSMDMYDQGLYPTQTVFKYPKAGEKNAIVSLHIFDLKTGTTKKINLGDYKDFYIPRIKWTSDANTLSVQVMNRHQNNLDLHFVDGTTGVTKIVLNEKDNAYVDVTDNLTFLKDNSFIWTSEKDGFNHIYHYDKTGKLKKQITSGKWEVTNYYGFDEKSGMIYYQSVENGSINRDVYAIKIDGKSKVRLSSKTGTNSATFSPNFQYFINTYSSATSAPMYTLNDSKTGAVVKTIVSNEAVEAKLAKYDVAPKEFFELTTEKGHKLNAWMIKPKNFDTTKKYPVFMYQYSGPGSQQVDNAWNSTDDYWFMMLAQQGYIVACVDGRGTGFKGAAFKKCTQKELGKYEVEDQIDAAKVIGKYNYVDASRIGIFGWSYGGFMSSNCLFQGADVFKMAIAVAPVTSWRYYDSIYTERYMQTPQENASGYDNNSPINHVSKLKGNFLLVHGTADDNVHVQNTMKMVEALVQANKQFDWAIYPDKNHGIYGGKTRLQLYTKMTNFIKEKL encoded by the coding sequence ATGAAAAAAATCAGTTTATTACTATTATTTGTTCTAGCAACCTCATTATCAGTTGTTGGGCAACAAAAAATTACTTTAGAAGAAATTTGGGGTGGAGCCTTTAGAACTAAAGGAATGGATGCTCTAAGTGCCATGAAAAACACCAATCAATATACAGTGTTAAATTTTGACAGAGCTACTAAAAGTTTCCAAATCGATTTGTATGATTTTGCAACTTTAGAAAAAGTAAGTACTTTATTTGATACAAAAAACCACTCAGAAGTAACTTCAATTGATAGTTATTCATTTGACCAAAATGAGAAAAAAATCTTGATTGCAACCAATTCAAATCCTATTTTTCGCCATTCATTTACCGCAGATTATTTTGTGTATGATATTGCTTCAAAAAAAGTAAGTAAATTCACAAGCAATCAAGTTCAAGAGCCTACTTTTTCTGCTGATGGAACTAAAATTGGATATGCTTTTGAAAATAACCTATATGTTTATGATTTAATTTCAGGTGCTTCAATTCAGATTACGCAAGACGGAAAGAAAAATCATATCATTAATGGTATTACTGATTGGGTTTATGAAGAAGAATTTGCTTTTGTAAAAGCCTACGATTGGAATGCTTCTGGAAACAAAATTGCGTACATCAAATTTGATGAAACCGAAGTTCCAGAATTCTCAATGGATATGTATGATCAAGGTTTGTATCCAACACAAACGGTTTTTAAATATCCAAAAGCAGGTGAAAAAAATGCAATTGTTTCCTTACATATTTTTGATTTAAAAACGGGAACTACAAAAAAAATCAACTTAGGAGATTACAAAGATTTTTACATTCCAAGAATCAAATGGACTAGCGATGCAAATACGTTAAGTGTTCAAGTTATGAATCGCCACCAAAATAATTTAGACTTACATTTTGTTGATGGAACTACGGGTGTTACTAAAATTGTTTTAAACGAAAAAGATAACGCTTATGTTGATGTGACTGATAACTTAACTTTCTTGAAAGACAATAGCTTCATTTGGACGTCAGAAAAAGACGGATTCAATCATATTTACCACTACGATAAAACAGGAAAGCTAAAAAAGCAAATTACTTCTGGAAAATGGGAAGTAACAAACTATTATGGTTTTGATGAAAAATCAGGAATGATTTACTATCAATCAGTAGAAAATGGTTCAATCAACAGAGATGTTTACGCTATCAAAATTGATGGAAAATCTAAAGTGAGATTGTCATCAAAAACGGGAACAAATTCGGCAACTTTTAGTCCAAATTTTCAATATTTCATCAATACGTATTCAAGTGCAACATCAGCACCAATGTACACTTTAAACGATTCTAAAACGGGAGCAGTTGTGAAAACAATTGTTTCTAATGAAGCTGTTGAAGCTAAGTTAGCAAAATATGATGTGGCACCGAAAGAGTTTTTCGAACTTACTACCGAAAAAGGACACAAACTAAACGCTTGGATGATTAAACCGAAAAACTTTGATACTACTAAGAAATATCCAGTTTTCATGTATCAATATTCTGGCCCAGGATCGCAACAAGTAGATAATGCTTGGAATAGTACAGATGATTATTGGTTTATGATGTTAGCCCAACAAGGTTACATTGTCGCTTGTGTTGATGGAAGAGGAACAGGTTTCAAAGGAGCTGCTTTCAAAAAATGTACGCAAAAAGAATTAGGAAAATATGAAGTTGAAGATCAAATTGATGCTGCTAAGGTAATTGGAAAATATAACTATGTAGACGCTTCAAGAATTGGAATTTTTGGATGGAGTTATGGTGGATTCATGTCGTCAAACTGTTTGTTCCAAGGAGCTGACGTATTCAAAATGGCAATTGCAGTGGCTCCAGTAACTTCTTGGAGATATTATGATAGTATTTACACTGAGCGTTACATGCAAACTCCGCAAGAAAATGCAAGTGGTTATGATAACAACTCGCCAATTAATCATGTGAGTAAATTAAAAGGGAACTTTTTATTAGTTCACGGAACAGCTGACGATAACGTGCATGTGCAAAATACAATGAAAATGGTTGAAGCGTTAGTCCAAGCCAACAAACAATTCGATTGGGCAATTTATCCAGATAAAAATCACGGAATTTACGGTGGTAAAACACGTTTACAATTGTATACTAAAATGACTAATTTTATTAAAGAAAAATTATAA